The genomic interval tctatataaagtcttttcaacacttctcttttccaatgtgggacaaatacatttccctcattctaagtagccatctttgagtgacaattttttattcacccacaaaccaaattacacaaacaaacatatgatcttatGGCCCTTATTAttgagaactcaaatctatgttcatctttgattaattataagtttaacttaatttaattaatcaattaaaatttggttttaaatgatttttccaaccattttccaatAGAATGTTGGTCGTGATCGAGTTGCTCTCTAGTCGTAAGCTAGAGACTTTGAAACATGTACAAGTCTATGAGGTTGATGCTTTTGTTAAAGGGCTGTATTCATTTTGGAAAAACAATGACGGTCAAACAAAGGTGGTGATCAGTGAGTCGATCGAGCACCTATCCTTGAACGTGATGACCAAAATTATTGCTGGGAAGAGGTACTTTGGCAAAGACAGTGATGAACTCGATGGAGAGGAAAAGAGGATTTGGAAGCTTATAATGGACATTCTGTATGTATCCGGCACACCAGTTGTTTCTGATGTAATTGGTTTTCCAGAGTAGATTGATTTTAAGGGGGAATTGAAAACTATGAAGAATATAGGGAGCCAGTTAGACAATTTGATGGCAAGTTGGGTTGATGAACATCATAACAAGAAGCACAAAAGTGACTCACACAACCAGCAAGAGGACTTCATTGATGTCCTGCTTTCCAAGCTTGAGGATAGCTCTATACTTGGACATAACCGTGATACTATCATCAAGGCAACAGCACTGGTAAGTTCTATGAAATTACTATGAAATATTTGCATATATAGTCCCTAATGAATTCTATGATATTCTAGTAACCAGACAACAGGTTACTAATAGAACCGAACAGAACTTTGTATACAATCCATGTAGTCCAAATGGAACGAAGTACAGGAAACAATCAGGAATATACCACGACTCGTCGTCTGGTTGATTTAACTCATTTAAGGCCTAGCTAGCTACTATGTCTTTTTTTAGAGAGAGAACTtcttagaaaagaaaaatgagtaACCACATATCACTACAGACGTACTCATATCCAGGTAAGTGCTTGAGTAATCAAAATCTGTCTTGTTGAAATGCAACTGTATTGTATCATTCTCTCCGGTTAAATAGAATTGTTAGGATGCCCAATTTTCTTTTAGgatgcatatatatgtaacATGATATTGTTCAATGAAAAGGGGCAGAGGAAACATATGCGTAATTATAATGCAATGATGCATGAGCTTATTTGCTCAGAAAGTTACCTTCTGATCGATCCACAATACAGTCAGTAATCTAGTGTGCCTAACATTATTTGCAGACTCTCGTCGTAGGTGGTTCAGACCCCACAGCAATCAGCTTGACATGGATGCTTTCGTTACTACTAAACAACAGACGAACCTTGATACTAGCCCAAGAAGAGTTAGATCGAACAGTTGGTCGGCATAGATGGGTGGAAGACACTGACATCAAAAACCTGGTTTACCTCCAAGCCATTGTCAAAGAAACATTGCGTCTATACCCACCAGTTCCACTCTCAGTTCCACATGTAGCAATGGAGGACTGCGAAGTCAGCGGCTTTCAGATACCAAAGGGCACTCACTTGTTTGTGAATCTGTGGAAGGTTCATAGGAACCCAAGTGTGTGGCCGGACCCTGAAGTATTTTCTCCAGAACGATTTCTTACAAGCCAAGCGAGTGTAGACGCTTCAGGTCAACATTTTGAGTTTATGCCTTTTTGGGTCTGGGAGAAGAATGTGCCCAGGTATCACTTTTGCATTTCAGGTTATGCATTTGACCATTGCGAGGTTAATTCAAGGATTTGAATTGGCAACACCAGAAGGATTGGGAATTACAATGCCAAGGGCAACTGCACTAGAAGTTCTCTTAACCCCACGTTTAGCCTCTGAGTTGTATGCACAATAGGTCTATAATAAGGAAGATATCCATTTATGAGTTGATTTCTAGAATCATATTTTTAAACTGTCAAACAATAGAGATGTGTAATAAGTATTCTAAGACCAGTAAGACGTGTATTAGAAATGTTTTAAGATCGATGGGTATGTTATTTTCTCTGGCCCGTCAATTTCAGGACCAAACTATACATACAATGGTGTTGTGGTACTGTGAGCCTTAGTGCTTGAGGTCGACATGGAGATGGGTGCCCCGACTTGGTACCAAACCTCTAACACTAAAATTACCCAAGTTCACTACTAGAAATTAGTAGGAATGGCAATCGGCAGGGTAGAGTCAGGTGATCGAAATATCATACTCATACTCAATTTTAATTACGTCTTCATACTCGCCCAAATTTCCGTTAGAAAGTAATGGGTATTCTCCGTCCTCATACCCGCCGGGGATCCGTTTCACATACCCGCCCCAATACCCgttaatgaaattttgttatattatataaaaattcatatgaaGTATAAAAAAACGTACAAatctaaaatgaaaactaaatatcatgatgaaattagttttttttttttatattaatccAACTTAAACCaatacaagtctagttcaaaataaaataataacaatagaaaagtttttatttacataaatattaattaattaaataatattgaaacatatataatatatattttattcttattgGGTGGGGATGGGGATGGGGATGTGGATCAAAATACCATTACACCCGTTACCCGATTTCATATTTCGAATATAGGGGATCTTCATACTCGTTTCCCGTTTTTACCCATTACACAGCCCCATTAAGGTCAAATACTCGTGAATACCCTACCCGATGGGTAATATTGCCATCCCTAGAAATTAGGCTTGATTTAACCAGAAGAAATTAAGCTTGAGGGGACATATACTATGTGTGCCTATTGCTAGCTATatggacatatatatatgtctccATTGGCCAAATGGAACGATTAGTGCAAATGTGGATTTTGAAGGTATTCTTATTGTTAACTTGTACATTTAATTTATGTGTCCCCATATATTTCATGTGAACCCCACATATTCAAAGATTTCTAATACATGAGAAAATTGTACATACTCAACAAATACTCTTGGACCTTGTTATACATATAAAATACATATCCAAATGGGGACATTTACAATAACTGTGCCTATATTACCATAATCCAACATGAGCATGCATATAGTGCATTCACAACACACAACAGTTTCCATACATCCTTCCTTGCAAACAATAAATCCAAACCATCTAATTATAATCAATCCAAACCATCACATTTATAATCAATTCGAATATAAGATTGCTACACATTTCATCATTCATTGAGAAATATACAAAGAGTCATTGTCATACCACATTTCATAGTTAAAATCTAAACTAATATTGTTGTATCTAATGTAACAAAAGCCATTACCCAAAATATACATAATTCATCTCCAAAAAGACCCTAATAGATACTAACATAGTCTAATACAATGAGATGAAGTATAGATACTAGCAATATGCCTCATAAACACTCCTAAAGCCTATTGTCCATGTAAATGCACATACCCTTCCATTGGAGTTGATTGCATTTCTGGGATTGATTGAGATTGGTTCTATGCAACTTCAGTGAGTGCTGCTATGAACTTCTTAATGCTATCAGGTCCACTAGTCAATATAGCTTGCAGAGGATTGTCAACACGAGCCTTGATACTATTAACTTCAGTTTGCAAGCTGTCCAGTTTCTTATCCTTCTTTGCTACTACATTTGTCAACTTGATGATCTCACCACGCGATGCATGTAGTTCAGACCTTAGTGATGCTACATCAAGGGACCATGTTGGATTTGCAGTTTGTATTCCAGGAACATCAAGCCACTCTACTCCAATTCCATACCCTCAAACAACATTGTTTTTCTCTGTCCAAAGTGCTCACTAAACAATTCATTCAACAACTCAGCAATAAGTTCTCTACCATTTAACCGCTCCCTTTGCTCAAGATTATCCAACTCCAACTATAGCAAAATCATAAAATGAGTGTATAATAAGGTCTGAACTAGTTGGCATCATGCAATAACCCATTTACATAAAAATATAGCAAGTAAGTAAATTAATACTtacaaagatttttttttatatctaaTTATGAGTACTACCTCTAGGTGTGTGTTTTGTGATGAATATAATGCTATCATTGATAACGGTTATGTGTGTCTTGTGATAAATATATTTCTCGCCTTTTAGATGTCAAAAGacacaatatatatttcaggaatatatattgattttaaACACGTACTCCTTTGAACATATATTTCTCAATGATGATGTTCTCATTTGGCATTTTAATAAAAGAGGAGATTTTACTGTAAGAAGTGGTTACTACATGGCTCAATATCATGCCAAGCTTGGTGAGCATACTTCCTTATGCGCATTCTGCATTTGGTGTTGAGGCTGAGGTACTAGGGGAGGGACTACTTTTGAGTTACTACGATTCCTCTCATCTGATTCGATCTGTTCAAGTATAGACTCGTGTAGCTAGAGCTGCCGAATTCATATCCATGTGGAATGGTTGATGCAAAGCTACAGATAAGATTTTATAAGATATGGTTGCCTTGCGTTCAAACATTATTGCAAAATTTATAACATTATATGTCATAATCGATCCGAAGCGAAATATTCAAAGAGAgaataatttcaaaattttaaaaaagtcAAACCAGAGAACATCAATAAAAGACAACTCGATAAATTGATCCCATGAGTAAAACTGAAACTTCAAAGCCTCTTCATGGATTATCTTTCCCATCTACTAGCAATTACAGGAGttctagttttgattttgttgtatCTATGGAGGGTCACATtccctaatcacaaaatgaAGGGCCTTATGTCCCCAGAACCCGCTGGTGCCCTGCCATTTATAGGTCATCTCCATCAACTGGGCGGCCGGAGCCCTCTGTTTCGAACCTTAGCAACCATGGCAGACAAGTACGGTCCAATCTTTACTATATGGCTTGGCAAGAACTGTGCCCTGGTAATCAACAACTATGAAGCAGTCAAGGAATGTTTCACCACAAACGACAGAGTTTTCGCCACTAGACCAAGCTCTGCGCAGGCCAAGTACCTAGCTTACAATGGTGCAGCATTAGGGCTCTCACCTTATGGCGCATATTGGCGGAGTATGAGAAAGTTGGCTATCAATGAGTTACTCTCTAGTCGTAGGCTAGAGACTCTGAAACATGTACAAGTCTCTGAGGTTGATGCTTTTGTTAAAGGGTTGTATTCAGTTTGGGAAAACAGAGGACATGATGGTCAAAGCAAGGTGGTGATCAGTGAGTTGATCGAGCACCTCACTTTCAACGTGAGGACTAAGAGTATTGCTAGGAAGAGCTACTTCGGTAGATAAATTGATgaagaggaaaagaaaattgggAAGATTATTCAGGACGTCATGTATGCAGCAGGCATTCCAGTTGTTTCCGATGtaattgttggaaaatggttggaaaaaccatttaaaaccaaattttaattaattaattaaattaagttaaacttataattaatcaaagatgaacatagatttgagttctccataatgagggctacaagatcatatgtttgtttgtgtaatttggtttgtgggtgaataagaa from Argentina anserina chromosome 2, drPotAnse1.1, whole genome shotgun sequence carries:
- the LOC126782754 gene encoding LOW QUALITY PROTEIN: nicotine N-demethylase CYP82E4-like (The sequence of the model RefSeq protein was modified relative to this genomic sequence to represent the inferred CDS: deleted 1 base in 1 codon); protein product: MKNIGSQLDNLMASWVDEHHNKKHKSDSHNQQEDFIDVLLSKLEDSSILGHNRDTIIKATALTLVVGGSDPTAISLTWMLSLLLNNRRTLILAQEELDRTVGRHRWVEDTDIKNLVYLQAIVKETLRLYPPVPLSVPHVAMEDCEVSGFQIPKGTHLFVNLWKVHRNPSVWPDPEVFSPERFLTSQASVDASGQHFEFMPFGSGRRMCPGITFAFQVMHLTIARLIQGFELATPEGLGITMPRATALEVLLTPRLASELYAQ
- the LOC126784067 gene encoding cytochrome P450 CYP82H23-like — its product is MADKYGPIFTIWLGKNCALVINNYEAVKECFTTNDRVFATRPSSAQAKYLAYNGAALGLSPYGAYWRSMRKLAINELLSSRRLETLKHVQVSEVDAFVKGLYSVWENRGHDGQSKVVISELIEHLTFNVRTKSIARKSYFGR